One genomic segment of Intestinimonas butyriciproducens includes these proteins:
- a CDS encoding potassium channel family protein yields MKTYVVIGLGRFGTAVAAELCKLGHEVLAIDGDEGRVQAIADHVTHAVTGDARDPAVLRALGVRNYDCAIVAVADDVGNSALITMNLKEIGVKQVIAKAQSHVHQKVLQKIGADRVVFPEHETGVKLAQNLSSSNILNFIELSDDFGIVELAAPKPWQGHSIKDLDVRAKYGVNIIAVRKGGSENDLVVAPGASYVISPGDVVVTLGRNENTSTLHDL; encoded by the coding sequence GTGAAAACTTATGTTGTGATCGGATTGGGGCGCTTTGGCACTGCGGTTGCCGCAGAGCTCTGCAAGCTGGGCCATGAGGTGCTGGCGATCGATGGAGACGAGGGACGGGTGCAGGCCATTGCCGACCATGTGACCCATGCTGTCACCGGCGATGCCCGGGACCCGGCCGTCCTCCGGGCCCTTGGAGTGAGAAACTATGACTGCGCCATTGTGGCGGTGGCCGACGATGTGGGCAACAGCGCCCTCATCACTATGAATCTCAAGGAGATCGGTGTCAAACAGGTCATTGCCAAGGCCCAGAGCCACGTCCACCAGAAGGTGCTACAAAAGATCGGCGCAGACAGGGTGGTGTTCCCGGAGCACGAGACAGGCGTGAAGCTGGCGCAGAACCTCTCCAGTTCCAATATCCTCAATTTTATCGAGCTCTCCGACGACTTTGGCATCGTGGAGCTCGCCGCCCCGAAGCCCTGGCAGGGACATTCCATCAAGGATCTGGACGTGCGGGCCAAATATGGCGTCAATATCATCGCCGTTCGGAAGGGCGGGAGTGAAAACGATCTGGTAGTGGCCCCCGGAGCGTCCTATGTGATCTCGCCCGGCGA